The Rhizobium leguminosarum DNA segment CGACAACGACGTTTCAACGAATGAGATGAACCCGGAGTGTGAAATGAAATTTCTGAGCGGGCTATCCGCGTTCCCTATCACGCCCATGAATCGCGACGGCCAGATCGATGCGGAAGCGCTGCGTAAGCTTGTTGCCCGACTCTGCACGGCTGAGGTTGATTCCATCGGTCTCCTCGGCAGTACCGGTACCTATATGTACCTATCGCGCGAGGAACGTCGCCGGGCTCTTGCGCTGGCTCTCGAGGAAATCGGCGGGCGCACCCCGATTGTCGTGGGGGTCGGTGCTTTGAGAACCGACGAGGCCGTCAGGCTTGCCCAGGATGCCAAAACCCTTGGCGCTTCCGCAGGTCTGCTTGCTGCCGTCTCCTACATCCCCCTCAGCGAGGATGAAGTCTTCGAACACTTTTCCTGGGTGGCGCGTGAAAGCCGCCTGCCAATCATCATTTACGACAACCCCGGAACAACGCATTTCCGTTTCACGCCAGCACTTGTCGGGCGATTGGCACAGGTTCCGGGGGTCGTTGCCATCAAGAACCCGATAGACAAACCCGACGAGATCAGGGGCCATTTGGTGGATCAGAGAGGGCGCACGCCAAGTGATTTTTCGATCGGATACAGCGGCGACTGCGACTCCACGGAGGCCATGATCTGCGGCGCTGATACCTGGTACAGCGTACTCGCCGGAATCATGCCCGATGTGTGTCTCCGCATCGTTCGGGCTGCTCAGCAAGGCGATGTCGCGGAAGCGCGCCGGCTCGATGCCGCTTTGGGCCCGACCTGGGACCTCTTCAAGCAGTTCTCCAGCTTTCGGACAGTCTACGCATTTGCCGACTTGCTCGGTGTCTGCCAAGCCGAGCCGCCGCGTCCGATTTTACCGCTTCCTGAGTCAGCTAAACGCAGGGCCGCCGAATGCCTTTCCCGTGTTCGTCAGGATCTTGACGAAGTAAAAACGGCAGGTTTGAGCAAGCCACCTAGTCCTGGAAAAGCCTGATGAAGGCTGGCGAAGATTGGGTTGTGCTGTTTGTGCTGTCTGCCTTGAAGGCGTCGGCGTGCTTGCGAGTGGGCGACCAGAACCCTCGCTACCGCTGTCATCGGACTGGTTAAGGCAAAGGCCCTGTTAGGCTTACTCTCCCGTGTCTTTGAATGATCATTCCCGCCCATATCTCATCCAAGTGTCAACGCCGGAGTAAAATCAGGCCAAAGGGCGGAGCAAAACCAGGCCACTTGCGGCGCACGCATGAGACCTCCGGGAGGGCGTAGCCCGAGCGGGGGTCTCATGCGTGCGCGTCGATTTTCTGAAGGGGTTTCAGCCGGCCTTTCGGGCTCGGCTTTGGGCGAGACGATACTTATCGCCGTTCATCTCGAGGATGTTGACGTGGTGGGTGATGCGATCGAGCAGAGCGCCGGTCAGACGCTCCGACCCCAAGGTTTCGGTCCATTCGTCAAATGGAAGATTGCTGGTGATCAGGGTCGCGCCGCTATAGCGCGACGATCAGGATGAGACGAGTCTCACCTTGTTTGTCGCCGCGCACGCCGCGTTCATAGCGTTGTGAGATCAGCTCGAACAGCAATTCTGCGCCGATCTTGGAAAGCGGCACGAAGCCCAGCTCGTCAATGGTGAGAAGCTGGTATGCGGCCATCTGCTTCTGGAACCGTAGCAGATAGTTGAAACGAACGCATCCAGCTTAGGCCGCTGAACAGGTGAACGCCGCTGATAGCCGGGCGGCGTCGAATACGACAGCAAGCGCTGTGCGTGCGGCATTCACTGATCGGACCTCATTGAAGCCGGATTGAGCGAAGGCGCGGGTTGTTTGGCACTATGGGGATTTAGCCGAAGCGGGATGGTGTCTGGCAGGGGCTAGCCTTGCAGGACCTCGTGGACAGGTCAGGAAGGAGAGCCATGCCGGTCATTGCGGTGTCTTTGACGCCCCTGTCGGCTGGTTTGCATCGACCGAACCCTTGGTGCTGTTGCGCTTTATGTCGCCCATTACATCGTGCTGGCACGATTGGCCAAAGCACTCGCCCCGCGGCTTCTCGGCATGCCGACGCTGATCGTTGCAATGATGCCGCACCTGATATGATCATGAACTGTCGTTCCATGCCGGCCGGCAGGCCGGCTGAAGCGGGTCCACGCGCCGATGATCGTCATGGCTCCGCCGCAACAAGGGCAGCGGTGCGCCAAAGGTGGTGGCTTTGCGTCCGGTTCTTCGACCCGCTCCGGCGGCGAGACGTCGAGCAGGCTTCGGCACAGGTCCACCTTCAGTTGCCGATGGCCATTGGCAAGCAGGCCGTAATGACGAATGCGGTGAAAGCCGTCCGGAACGGTGTGAAGCAGGAAACGGCGGATGAACTCGTGGGCATCGAGCGTCATCACCTTTTGCCTACCGCCCGTTCGTATGCGGCGTCTACGCCCCATTGATTTTCAGTTTCACCTACTCGGTAGTGCTGGCTGAGGGCCGGATGTGAGCTCACTGGATAGTATCTGGCGAGCTCATTGTGCGGCCTTGATGCGAGCGGCATAGGCCCACGGCATCAGATCGTCGATGTCTTTGGCAAGGTGGCCATTGGCGAGACGTGTAAAGAGATCACACATATAGGCGTAGGGCTCCACGCCGTTCATTTTGCATGTGCCAATCAGGCTGGCGAACCGGGCCCAGTTACGTCCGCCTTCATCATGGCCTGCAAAGAGCGCATTGCGGCGGTTCATGGCCGGGCGACGGATGGCATTTTCCACCAGGTTGGAATCGATATCGACGCATCCGTCATCAAGGAACAGCCGAAAGCCATCTTGCCGTTTCAGCATATACGCCAGGGCGACGCCGAGATCGGATTTGCGTGATACACGCGCAGCCTGAGCCGCGATCCAGGTGAAGAACTCGTCCACCAGCGGCAGAGACAGGGCCTGTCGAACTGCCCGGCGATGTTCGGGATCTGAACCTCGGATACTGTCTTCGATCTTGTAGAGGGCGGCGATACGAACCAGTGCCTCATCAACGATGGGCGATCCGCTCTTTGGCGTGGCCTTGATCAGCTTTCTGCGCCCGTGCGCCCAACAGAAAGCCAGCTTCAGCGGAGCGCCGCCGATACGATCCGACGCAGCGAGATGAGAGTAACCGCCGTAGGCATCCACCTGGATTGTGCCGTTGAACCCGTCGAGGATTTCAGCGGCATATTCTCCTTTACGCCCGGGCCGATAATGGAACACCACACCTGACGCAGCAGAGCCATTCCAGCCGCGGTCGTCGCGCAGTACGGCCCAGAGATAGCCGGTCTTCGTCTTGCCTCGCCCCGGATCCAGTACCGGAGCTGTTGTCTCGTCGACATAGAGCCTTGTGCTGCCCAAAAGCAGCCGCTTGGCCATGTGGTCGACCACCGGTGCGATCGCAGCACCCGTGCGCCCCATCCAATCGGCAAGGACCGTGCGGTCGATCGGCACACCGTGTCGCGCCATGACCTCGGCCTGACGGTTCAGCGGCATGTGTTCCGAATGCTTGGAGACGGCAATCTCCGCCAGAAGGGCTTCGGTCGGCCAGCTCCCTTCCAGCAGATGTGCCGGCGCTCTGGCCTGGACGACGCCCGTTCGACCCTTGGGGCATACGTATTTCGGGCGGATCGTGACGATCACCTCGTAGCGTGCCGGAATACGGTCGAGCCGTTCCGTCCGATCCTCGCCGATCCGCACCATGTTGCCGCAACCGCAGGGACAAACGATGCTCTCGGGCTCGATCACATTCTCGACCCGCGGCAGATGTTCGGGCAGTGCACGAGCCTTGCGCTCCTTGCGAGAAGGGGTTTTCGCGGGGTCATTCGAGGCGCTGGCTTCGATCTTTTTCTCGACGGCGGCGATCCGCGCCTGTGTTTCGGCAATCGCCGTTTCAAGATCTTCCAGCGCCAGTTCCATCTGCGCCGGATCGAGCTTTTCCGACTTCGGACCGAACTTCGTGCGTCGATAGTCGTGAACCTGCCCCTCAAGCTTCTCGATCAGTTCCTTCAGCTCGGCGATGAACGCGTCCTTTTCGGCAACGACCGCCTGCTCATGCTGACGTGCAGCGCGCTCGACCGACAACTCGAACTGCATCGCCGCAAAGGCTTTGACAACCTCTGGCGGAAGGTCCGGAAACAGGCTGAGATCAAGGCGCGACGACATGCGCCCTTATAGCAAGGCAGCACAAAAAAGCCAAATAAAACAATGTAAGTAAGGTCAGATATTCATCCTGCCGCCGACGGCGCGGCCACCCGTCGTGCCATCACTCGTCGCCAATCAAGACCTTCGAACAAAGCCTCATATTGACCCCTGGAAAGACGCATCGTCCCATCCTGAACCTTGGGCCAGGCAAAGCTTCCATGTTCAAGAATTTTATAAATCAGGACCATTCCGCTGCCATCCCACACCAGGATTTTCAGGCGGTCCCCGCGCTTGGACCGGAAGATCACCGTCACCCCGGAATGCGGGTCCAGCTTCAATTCGGTCTGCACCATCAGAGCCAAGGCCTGATGCCCACAGCGG contains these protein-coding regions:
- a CDS encoding dihydrodipicolinate synthase family protein — protein: MKFLSGLSAFPITPMNRDGQIDAEALRKLVARLCTAEVDSIGLLGSTGTYMYLSREERRRALALALEEIGGRTPIVVGVGALRTDEAVRLAQDAKTLGASAGLLAAVSYIPLSEDEVFEHFSWVARESRLPIIIYDNPGTTHFRFTPALVGRLAQVPGVVAIKNPIDKPDEIRGHLVDQRGRTPSDFSIGYSGDCDSTEAMICGADTWYSVLAGIMPDVCLRIVRAAQQGDVAEARRLDAALGPTWDLFKQFSSFRTVYAFADLLGVCQAEPPRPILPLPESAKRRAAECLSRVRQDLDEVKTAGLSKPPSPGKA
- the tnpC gene encoding IS66 family transposase, which translates into the protein MSSRLDLSLFPDLPPEVVKAFAAMQFELSVERAARQHEQAVVAEKDAFIAELKELIEKLEGQVHDYRRTKFGPKSEKLDPAQMELALEDLETAIAETQARIAAVEKKIEASASNDPAKTPSRKERKARALPEHLPRVENVIEPESIVCPCGCGNMVRIGEDRTERLDRIPARYEVIVTIRPKYVCPKGRTGVVQARAPAHLLEGSWPTEALLAEIAVSKHSEHMPLNRQAEVMARHGVPIDRTVLADWMGRTGAAIAPVVDHMAKRLLLGSTRLYVDETTAPVLDPGRGKTKTGYLWAVLRDDRGWNGSAASGVVFHYRPGRKGEYAAEILDGFNGTIQVDAYGGYSHLAASDRIGGAPLKLAFCWAHGRRKLIKATPKSGSPIVDEALVRIAALYKIEDSIRGSDPEHRRAVRQALSLPLVDEFFTWIAAQAARVSRKSDLGVALAYMLKRQDGFRLFLDDGCVDIDSNLVENAIRRPAMNRRNALFAGHDEGGRNWARFASLIGTCKMNGVEPYAYMCDLFTRLANGHLAKDIDDLMPWAYAARIKAAQ
- the tnpB gene encoding IS66 family insertion sequence element accessory protein TnpB (TnpB, as the term is used for proteins encoded by IS66 family insertion elements, is considered an accessory protein, since TnpC, encoded by a neighboring gene, is a DDE family transposase.), whose translation is MIVAGQRLPILIATRPVDFRCGHQALALMVQTELKLDPHSGVTVIFRSKRGDRLKILVWDGSGMVLIYKILEHGSFAWPKVQDGTMRLSRGQYEALFEGLDWRRVMARRVAAPSAAG